From the genome of Seriola aureovittata isolate HTS-2021-v1 ecotype China chromosome 6, ASM2101889v1, whole genome shotgun sequence, one region includes:
- the LOC130170397 gene encoding uncharacterized protein LOC130170397, which translates to MAKLSLTAVGLLLLSVLLAVVLGAEAGERRPQTVRRKKREWILPPAKLMENYDYTDREFIAKIRSDKDRDQKVEYYLSGPGVDKPPFNLFVVDHDTGFVRITGILDREKYPYFHLKGTAKYRNGTTAEDDIPLIVTVLDENDNTPYFQPCTGNITEASKTGTFVMQIQGKDDDQEGTINSEISYSIVGQEPEGTGHMFTIDQKTGKLYVKEPTLDRETLDFYTLIIQGADLGGAQGGRSGTGTVEIQVMDINDNVPTLEKSEYSGAVDENIADVVVMKIKALDKDLEHTDNWVTVFTIITGNDDNLFAIETDKDTNVGILKLIKAVDFEEIQNLELGLLIENVAPLVEGGAVLMDVDVQVGEGGAGAGAGAGAGAGAGAGAGAGAGAGAGAAAATGAVGSGGAGVDLDAGVTLNVNVDLEGGGGVVPGTGVKPGTKPSPQAKSYPIKIAVNNVPEGPAFIPATKTVPVSEDPDQVPEDGVITVFAAVDPDTGKPAEDVSYAKAYDPDNWFTIDEETAEIKLTKVPDRESPFLVNGTYIAKVLAITKDMPSKTATGTIAIQVTDSNDHCPTLCTTHRSLCSDQKTVVVTGCDEDVRPNSAPFMFRIIPEGTRGSWVVEVINETSAALHSQGALWPGSYEVQVEVLDAQGLSCPSHEVFAVDVCTCVETEDCTLKAARLGATSSELSAPAISLLLLAICLLLFIPLLLLFCQCGGADTIFPDQFNDLPFDAKEHLISYHTEGRGEDKEVPLQSVPVMLINQKQVETAPAVNINSMPSNITETHQTSTFFKESVQRFQETRQSLMEVDSAYGFSRETFNHGSAAQFSRQRLLYEDMALPDAFLNDYYSQKAVCAVPVKDGLVAYDFEGHGSSAGSVSSCILPDSDHELQFLNELGPKFKTLAEICFPPTPQPSLTTKVSDTVQTTVGFNKPVVKPNIQQIVETKHSNIKTERVMESSTGAVTTEPPSFSHSRVTNISHSAALPPPVQTVVLQQQPVYYTTSPVLQPMHYVVQPQLQSTVLLAEGACGTSLSGLYVVSGPQRSPSGLVIQTIESPKGPASPTSPVSPTLLLPGSPGVSQGSVPVEGWKMIGPNTEGEYILVKERSGPGETEGVDPGSPQGTLPRDAILVKEAAPPQGVLGPAARGSVYGILPGHTVTKQGGFVNRNVGQTWGGQPEQVGLGPATAVGVGVGEPRMGVEHENVVTVKPEFPMWPAGMGTMMQASENPFQGNPSLEPTSYTNRTLKACGQDPPQEDKIINVISTFTTVETSVTAEAQPCSKEEVVIDNLLMDPSDPAQKTSDDTDVITFASEQYTVVDDPIKLIQSAGEDNVDLTQTSETFSNLHLEEANVKINQSDSVVEDPGATVDETVTNQVNKITADEAKSPKSDQQDHHLLSEGSCTDALLPGSGEESTSTADHINIEDDHIHDITEESVSRPEAASLTEEEEEEEEEEERKHDQLSTVECPEDRRSEVGSEPQLNEFIEGQSEREHEDISSADFEMNQATAIFDCTEVEDMTTVTSDAHEEVKAEQDPLLVSDMGDNPMDEISKDTVDDSEERSISDQSALSEVQLSQSEQNDIDEGQTDAVAETSLQTARTEFTDHVEGDAVDLNLISEEMTTQVQVDDSNLPTITTAEHPAEDRSSAHKEEEEDKQYMTSGSGDDQDEDIDALSTSSQMQDKFISDDITDEEDEDVVEQMVSPVQQAISYSDDQEEDDMLTSADNMNVSEEEEEILEEVASPVKPSGDQDEAIEREDAGSVISQVHDQSISEDNISDGAKEEEEEDTVEEETSPVQRMTGISEEDEGSDKDVSHTVSQNEDELVSDNSVTDGEEEEEEAPPIQQRSSISYDQDEESKTEDESEDDQLMITLDNRTDGEKEKQHVSITDDHIEKIVEEDSSGSSSHIEEEGITSQQLLEGDSQPSETRCLSEEDLTSQPTEMNQEVPGSEVTETEELPCEVTTHPIGTGSSQIVDIILDGHELVSSDNMYGIDEVLTSSSRVDTAQVSLSSEDREVSPSKLESGEEYNYYNTDVGKTEHGEAGDLTVETERAEIRPDLEIKEGFDDRVTTACGQVSTTSYSDSEIVDKTTTLVGAEPGSSETGTAGYMAASEAAEEAGYFVQSESMQMTGEAALVSPNTLGQADYMHGVEVGGGQVSPVHAISQTPRNKSRKSRKDSKSPKSPSGKCKQQ; encoded by the exons ATGGCTAAACTCTCCCTCACAGCAGtgggcctgctgctgctgtcagtgctgctggcCGTG GTGCTCGGCGCtgaggcaggagagaggaggccacaaacagtgaggaggaagaagagggagtgGATACTTCCACCTGCCAAGCTGATGGAGAACTATGATTACACTGATAGGGAATTCATCGCTAAg ATCCGCTCTGATAAAGACCGAGATCAAAAGGTGGAGTATTATCTCTCTGGACCAGGAGTTGACAAACCTCCCTTCAACCTCTTTGTGGTGGACCACGACACTGGCTTTGTGAGGATCACTGGTATTCTGGACCGGGAGAAATACCCATACTTCCAT CTAAAAGGAACTGCTAAATACAGAAATGGGACCACAGCAGAAGACGACATCCCCCTGATAGTCACAGTCCTGGACGAAAATGATAACACTCCTTACTTTCAGCCGTGTACTGGGAACATCACAGAGGCCAGCAAGACAG GAACCTTTGTGATGCAGATTCAGGGGAAGGACGATGACCAGGAGGGAACCATTAATTCGGAGATCTCCTACAGCATTGTGGGTCAGGAGCCAGAGGGCACAGGTCACATGTTCACTATCGACCAAAAGACAGGAAAACTGTATGTGAAAGAACCCACACTGGACAGAGAG ACTCTTGACTTCTACACACTGATTATACAGGGGGCTGATTTGGGAGGGGCACAAGGGGGGCGGAGTGGGACAGGGACTGTCGAGATCCAGGTCATGGACATCAATGACAATGTCCCCACTCTGGAAAAATCTGAG TACTCTGGTGCAGTGGATGAAAACATCGCTGACGTGGTCGTGATGAAAATCAAAGCTCTGGACAAAGACcttgaacacacagacaactggGTGACTGTCTTTACAATCATCACAGGAAATGATGACAACTTATTCGCCAttgagacagacaaagacaccaATGTGGGCATCCTGAAGCTGATCAAG GCTGTGGATTTTGAAGAAATCCAGAATCTTGAGCTTGGCCTGCTCATTGAGAACGTGGCTCCCTTGGTGGAGGGTGGTGCTGTTCTGATGGATGTGGATGTTCAGGTTGGAGAAGGTGGtgccggagccggagccggagccggagccggagccggagccggagccggagccggagccggagcaggagccggagccggagctgcagctgcaactgGAGCTGTAGGCAGTGGAGGTGCAGGGGTAGACCTGGATGCAGGTGTGACTCTAAATGTAAACGTGGACCtagaagggggtgggggtgtagTCCCTGGAACTGGGGTTAAGCCTGGAACGAAGCCAAGTCCACAAGCAAAAAGCTATCCCATCAAGATTGCAGTGAACAATGTGCCAGAGGGTCCAGCATTCATACCTGCCACCAAGACCGTCCCTGTGTCAGAGGATCCAGATCAAGTTCCTGAGGATGGAGTGATCACAGTCTTCGCTGCTGTCGATCCAGACACAGGGAAACCAGCCGAGGATGTCAG TTATGCTAAAGCCTATGATCCAGACAACTGGTTCACCATTGATGAAGAAACAGCAGAGATTAAACTCACCAAGGTCCCAGACAGAGAGTCCCCATTCCTGGTGAACGGTACCTACATCGCCAAAGTTCTGGCCATAACCAAAG ACATGCCATCAAAGACAGCCACGGGAACCATAGCCATTCAGGTGACCGACTCCAACGACCACTGTCCCACCCTCTGCACCACCCACAGAAGTCTGTGCTCCGATCAGAAAACCGTTGTTGTGACCGGCTGTGACGAGGATGTTCGTCCTAACAGTGCTCCGTTCATGTTCAGAATCATACCTGAGGGGACAAGAGGCAGCTGGGTGGTAGAAGTCATCAACG AGACGAGTGCTGCTCTTCACTCACAGGGGGCCCTGTGGCCCGGTTCATATGAGGTGCAGGTGGAGGTGTTGGATGCTCAGGGTCTCTCCTGCCCGTCCCATGAGGTTTTTGCTGTGGACGTTTGTACCTGTGTGGAAACAGAGGACTGCACTTTGAAGGCAGCCAGACTGGGAGCTACTTCCTCTGAGCTCTCTGCTCCAGCCATCAGCTTGCTTCTACTGGCGATCTGCTTACTGCTGT tcatccctctcctcctgttgtTCTGTCAGTGTGGAGGAGCAGACACCATCTTTCCTGACCAGTTCAATGATCTGCCATTTGATGCTAAAGAACACCTCATATCATACCACActgaaggcagaggagaggataaG GAAGTGCCGCTCCAAAGTGTCCCTGTCATGTTGATTAACCAAAAGCAAGTTGAGACGGCACCAGCAGTAAACATCAACAGCATGCCTTCAAACATCACAGAGACTCATCAGACAAGTACATTCTTCAAGGAATCTGTTCAGAGGTTTCAGGAAACCAGGCAAAGTCTGATGGAGGTAGACAGCGCCTACGGGTTTTCAAGGGAAACGTTCAACCATGGCAGTGCAGCGCAGTTCAGCAGGCAGAGACTTCTCTATGAAGACATGGCCCTACCTGATGCTTTCCTCAATGACTACTACTCACAG AAAGCGGTGTGTGCTGTACCAGTGAAGGACGGTCTGGTGGCATATGATTTCGAGGGCCACGGCTCAAGTGCTGGCTCAGTGAGCTCCTGCATCCTCCCGGACTCTGACCAcgaactgcagttcctcaatgAGCTCGGACCAAAGTTCAAGACTTTGGCTGAGATCTGTTTCCCTCCTACACCACAACCCTCTCTGACAACCAAAGTATCAGATACTGTCCAGACTACTGTTGGTTTTAATAAACCGGTTGTTAAACCCAACATACAGCAGATTGTTGAGACAAAGCACAGCaacataaagacagagagagtgatggaATCCTCTACAGGTGCTGTGACCACCGAGCCACCATCCTTTTCTCACTCCAGGGTCACTAACATCAGTCATTCTGCTGCTCTGCCCCCTCCAGTCCAGACAGTTGTGCTACAGCAGCAGCCGGTTTACTACACCACCAGCCCTGTGCTGCAGCCCATGCACTATGTAGTCCAACCACAGCTACAGAGTACAGTTCTTTTGGCAGAGGGGGCTTGTGGAACCAGTCTTTCAGGGCTGTATGTAGTCAGTGGACCCCAACGCTCTCCTTCTGGGCTTGTTATCCAAACCATTGAGAGTCCCAAAGGCCCTGCAAGTCCTACCAGTCCAGTCAGCCCCACCCTGTTGCTACCTGGTAGCCCAGGTGTGTCCCAGGGCTCAGTCCCTGTGGAGGGGTGGAAAATGATAGGGCCAAATACTGAGGGTGAATACATCTTAGTTAAAGAGAGAAGTGGTCCAGGTGAGACAGAGGGTGTGGACCCAGGGTCACCTCAGGGCACTTTGCCCAGAGATGCTATCCTGGTAAAAGAGGCTGCTCCCCCTCAGGGGGTGTTAGGCCCGGCAGCCCGGGGGAGTGTGTATGGTATTCTGCCAGGACACACTGTTACTAAACAGGGGGGTTTTGTAAACAGAAATGTGGGGCAAACATGGGGTGGGCAGCCAGAGCAGGTGGGGTTAGGGCCAGCTACTGCTGTGGGAGTTGGTGTTGGGGAGCCAAGAATGGGAGTGGAACATGAGAATGTGGTCACAGTGAAACCAGAATTCCCTATGTGGCCAGCTGGAATGGGTACAATGATGCAGGCCAGTGAAAATCCGTTCCAAGGAAATCCTTCTCTGGAGCCAACAAGCTATACCAATCGTACTCTAAAAGCATGTGGGCAAGATCCACCACAGGAGGACAAGatcattaatgtcattagtACCTTCACTACTGTTGAAACCTCTGTTACTGCTGAAGCTCAGCCGTGCTCTAAGGAAGAGGTTGTGATTGATAATCTGTTGATGGACCCCAGTGATCCAGCTCAGAAGACGTCAGATGATACAGATGTGATCACCTTTGCATCTGAACAGTACACAGTAGTAGATGATCCCATTAAGTTGATCCAAAGTGCAGGTGAAGACAATGTGGATCTAACACAAACATCAGAGACATTTTCAAATCTACATCTTGAGGAAgctaatgtaaaaataaaccagTCTGACTCAGTGGTGGAGGATCCAGGAGCTACAGTAGATGAAACTGTGACCAATCAAGTGAACAAAATCACTGCAGATGAAGCTAAGTCGCCAAAGTCAGACCAGCAGGATCACCATCTCCTCTCTGAAGGGTCCTGCACAGATGCTTTGTTACCTGGATCAGGAGAGGAATCCACTTCTACTGCAGACCACATCAACATTGAAGATGATCATATACATGATATCACAGAGGAAAGTGTGAGCAGACCAGAGGCAGCATCtttgacagaagaagaagaagaagaagaagaagaagaagaaagaaaacatgatcaGCTCAGCACAGTGGAATGTCCAGAGGACAGAAGGTCTGAAGTTGGGTCAGAACCTCAACTCAATGAATTCATAGAGGGTCAAAGTGAAAGGGAACACGAAGATATCAGTTCAGCAGACTTTGAAATGAATCAGGCTACGGCCATCTTTGACTGTACCGAGGTAGAAGACATGACTACTGTCACCAGTGATGCACATGAAGAAGTGAAGGCTGAGCAGGACCCCCTGTTGGTTTCTGACATGGGAGATAATCCTATGGATGAGATTTCAAAAGATACTGTTGATGACTCTGAAGAGAGGTCCATCTCTGATCAGTCAGCACTGTCAGAGGTACAGCTGAGCCAGAGTGAACAGAATGATATAGATGAAGGTCAAACTGATGCTGTAGCAGAAACATCACTGCAAACTGCGAGAACTGAGTTCACTGATCATGTGGAAGGAGATGCGGTAGATCTGAATTTGATATCAGAAGAAATGACCACTCAAGTGCAGGTAGATGACTCTAACTTGCCAACCATTACAACAGCAGAGCATCCCGCAGAGGACAGGAGCTCTGCCcacaaagaagaggaagaagataaaCAATATATGACATCAGGATCAGGTGATGACCAGGATGAAGACATTGATGCATTAAGCACAAGTTCTCAAATGCAAGACAAGTTCATCTcagatgacatcactgatgaaGAGGACGAGGATGTTGTAGAGCAAATGGTTTCACCAGTACAGCAAGCTATAAGCTACTCAGATGACCAAGAAGAGGATGATATGTTAACCTCAGCTGACAACATGAATGtttcagaggaagaggaagagatttTGGAGGAAGTGGCTTCACCTGTAAAACCATCAGGTGACCAAGATGAAGCGATTGAAAGAGAAGATGCAGGAAGTGTGATTTCCCAAGTGCACGATCAGTCCATCTCAGAGGACAACATAAGTGATggagcaaaggaggaggaggaggaggatactGTGGAGGAAGAAACGTCACCTGTACAGAGAATGACTGGCAtctcagaggaagatgaaggcaGTGATAAAGATGTATCCCACACAGTCTCTCAAAATGAAGATGAGCTTGTCTCAGATAACAGCGTGactgatggagaggaagaggaggaagaagctcCACCCATACAGCAAAGAAGTAGTATTTCATATGACCAAGACGAAGAGAGTAAAACAGAAGATGAATCAGAAGACGATCAGCTCATGATCACCTTAGATAACAgaacagatggagaaaaagagaagcaacATGTAAGCATCACAGATGACCACATTGAAAAGATAGTAGAAGAAGACTCATCAGGCTCAAGCTCCCACATCGAGGAAGAAGGCATCACTTCTCAGCAGCTGTTAGAAGGGGACTCTCAGCCTTCAGAGACCAGATGTTTATCTGAGGAGGATCTAACAAGTCAACCCACAGAGATGAATCAGGAGGTTCCAGGATCAGAGGTCACAGAAACTGAAGAGCTGCCCTGTGAAGTTACTACACATCCGATAGGAACAGGGTCCTCTCAGATAGTAGACATAATTCTGGATGGTCATGAGTTAGTGAGCAGTGATAACATGTATGGCATTGATGAGGTGCTCACATCATCCTCCAGAGTGGACACAGCACAGGTCTCCCTGTccagtgaagacagagaggtCAGTCCCAGCAAGTTGGAATCTGGAGAAGAATACAACTACTACAACACAGACGTAGGTAAAACTGAACATGGGGAGGCTGGAGATCTCActgtggagacagaaagagcagAGATCAGACCTGATCTAGAGATTAAAGAGGGATTCGATGATAGGGTAACTACTGCATGTGGTCAGGTATCAACAACATCTTACTCAGACAGTGAAATAGTGGACAAGACCACAACCTTAGTTGGAGCAGAGCCAGGATCATCAGAGACTGGAACTGCAGGTTATATGGCTGCGAGTGAGGCAGCTGAGGAGGCTGGGTACTTTGTCCAGAGTGAGAGTATGCAGATGACTGGAGAGGCAGCATTGGTGAGCCCAAACACTTTAGGACAAGCTGATTACATGCATGGGGTTGAGGTAGGTGGTGGTCAAGTGAGTCCTGTACATGCCATCAGCCAAACTCCTCGTAACAAATCAAGAAAGAGTAGAAAGGACTCTAAGAGTCCAAAGAGCCCCTCTGGAAAGTGTAAGCAGCAGTGA